In Flavobacteriaceae bacterium, the following proteins share a genomic window:
- a CDS encoding glycosyltransferase family 2 protein, with amino-acid sequence MNTVVSIIMPLYNSEAYISEAINSVINQTYLNWELILIDDASTDKTFKIAESFINENSKIKLLKNKENLGAAMSRNKGIEIAKGSYVAFLDADDLWKPEKLQAQLSFMKTEHCDVCFSSYEQINEDGTSLNKEIKALSILSYKKLLKSNYIGNLTGVYNVKSLGKIMAPNLRKRQDWLLWLTAIKKSAKPALGIQESLAYYRVRENSMSSNKFNLIKHNYWVYKKGLGFSTLKSLYRMLIFLFEHFFVKSKQTIITHEK; translated from the coding sequence GTGAATACAGTTGTTTCTATAATTATGCCCCTTTATAATTCTGAAGCATATATTTCAGAAGCAATAAATAGTGTTATAAATCAAACGTACTTAAATTGGGAATTAATTTTAATTGATGATGCTTCAACGGATAAAACTTTTAAAATTGCAGAATCTTTTATAAACGAGAATTCTAAAATAAAACTTTTAAAAAATAAAGAGAACCTAGGTGCAGCAATGTCTCGAAATAAGGGGATAGAAATTGCTAAAGGCAGTTATGTTGCATTTTTAGATGCCGACGATTTATGGAAACCTGAAAAATTGCAAGCACAACTTAGTTTTATGAAAACTGAGCATTGCGATGTTTGCTTTAGTAGCTATGAACAAATTAATGAAGATGGTACATCATTAAATAAAGAAATAAAAGCACTATCGATATTGAGTTATAAGAAGCTTTTAAAAAGTAATTATATTGGGAATTTAACAGGGGTTTATAATGTTAAATCTTTAGGTAAAATAATGGCACCTAATTTACGCAAACGTCAAGACTGGTTATTATGGTTAACCGCGATTAAAAAATCTGCTAAACCAGCTCTAGGAATTCAAGAATCATTGGCATATTATCGCGTTAGAGAAAATTCGATGTCTTCCAATAAATTTAATTTAATAAAACATAATTATTGGGTGTATAAAAAAGGCTTGGGCTTTTCTACTTTAAAATCACTATATAGAATGTTGATTTTTTTGTTTGAACACTTCTTTGTAAAATCAAAACAAACAATAATTACACATGAGAAATAA
- a CDS encoding flavodoxin reductase, whose amino-acid sequence MVHFHKLTIKEIVKETANAVTISFSIPEHLNEVFTFKAGQYITIKTIINGEELRRDYSLCVDAKSREFKVAVKAVENGTFSMYANNDLKIGDVLEVSEPNGRFIFTPDDLQSRTIVAFAAGSGITPIMSIIKTLLKQEPSSKFILIYGNKTPKDTIFYNELLALQSQFENRLDIHFVFSQSNIEGSLFGRIETSTVNYIIKNKYKDVVIDAFYLCGPEAMTKNVNSILNENGIENDVIFYELFTTPVSDTTENTTISEGKTQITILVDEEESTFLMSQKDSVLDAALAQKIDAPYSCQGGICSSCLARITEGKATMRQNNILTENELAEGLVLTCQAHPTTPTIIVDYDDV is encoded by the coding sequence ATGGTTCACTTTCATAAACTCACTATAAAAGAAATTGTTAAAGAAACTGCCAATGCAGTGACTATAAGTTTTTCAATTCCTGAACATTTAAATGAGGTTTTTACATTTAAAGCTGGTCAATACATCACAATAAAAACTATTATTAATGGAGAAGAGTTACGACGTGATTATTCTCTTTGCGTAGATGCAAAAAGCAGAGAATTTAAAGTTGCTGTAAAAGCTGTCGAGAATGGTACATTTTCAATGTATGCAAATAATGATCTTAAAATTGGAGATGTTTTAGAGGTTTCTGAACCTAATGGCAGATTTATATTTACACCAGATGATTTACAATCTAGAACAATTGTTGCATTTGCTGCTGGAAGTGGAATTACTCCAATAATGAGTATTATCAAAACTCTTTTAAAGCAAGAGCCTAGTAGTAAATTTATTTTAATTTATGGGAATAAAACTCCCAAAGACACTATTTTTTATAATGAATTATTGGCATTACAATCTCAATTTGAAAACCGATTAGATATTCATTTTGTATTTAGCCAGAGTAACATTGAAGGCTCACTATTTGGTAGAATTGAAACCTCAACAGTAAATTATATTATAAAAAACAAGTATAAAGATGTGGTTATTGATGCTTTTTATCTTTGTGGTCCAGAAGCAATGACCAAAAACGTAAACTCAATTTTAAACGAAAATGGAATAGAAAATGATGTTATTTTTTATGAGTTATTTACTACTCCCGTTTCTGATACAACAGAGAATACAACTATAAGTGAAGGAAAAACACAAATCACCATTTTGGTTGATGAAGAAGAAAGTACTTTTCTGATGTCTCAAAAAGACTCTGTATTAGATGCAGCTTTAGCACAAAAAATAGATGCACCTTATTCATGTCAAGGAGGTATTTGCAGTAGTTGTTTAGCACGTATTACAGAAGGTAAAGCTACAATGCGTCAAAATAATATCTTAACTGAGAACGAATTAGCTGAAGGGTTAGTTTTAACTTGTCAAGCACATCCAACTACTCCAACAATAATAGTTGATTATGACGATGTTTAA
- a CDS encoding polymer-forming cytoskeletal protein, translated as MYSDNKKGKNAMDTTTQQNRIAPDTVIVGDITSQGGFRIDGNVQGSIKTPGKIVVGKSGSINGTIDGTNADFEGRFSGKLKLSGTLTLKASAFLEGEVEVSKLAVEPGATFNATCNMKGAVKELNNGGSKPQERTGTA; from the coding sequence ATGTATTCAGATAATAAGAAAGGAAAAAATGCAATGGATACGACCACACAACAAAACAGAATAGCTCCAGATACAGTAATTGTTGGAGATATTACAAGTCAGGGTGGGTTTAGAATAGACGGAAATGTACAAGGAAGTATAAAAACCCCTGGTAAAATAGTTGTTGGTAAATCAGGTTCTATAAACGGGACGATCGATGGAACTAACGCAGATTTTGAAGGACGTTTTTCAGGAAAATTAAAACTATCAGGAACATTAACTTTAAAAGCATCTGCTTTTCTTGAAGGTGAGGTTGAAGTTTCTAAATTGGCTGTAGAGCCAGGAGCAACATTTAATGCTACCTGTAATATGAAAGGCGCTGTAAAAGAACTTAATAATGGCGGATCAAAACCCCAAGAAAGAACAGGGACAGCTTAA
- a CDS encoding DUF4254 domain-containing protein, translating to MFADKANTLFQDVIKQYHIVNTVDQPFTNVYDKDTNLLEHILYRKCWIDTVQWHYEDIIRDPQIDPVAALTLKRQIDASNQDRTDMVEYIDSYFLQKYNNVVPKTDAKINSESPAWAIDRLSILALKIYHMNEEVERKDASASHIGTCQNKLNILLEQRVDLSTAIDDLLDDISQGNKYMKVYKQMKMYNDDELNPVLRSQK from the coding sequence ATGTTTGCTGACAAAGCCAATACACTATTTCAAGATGTAATAAAACAATATCATATTGTAAATACAGTAGATCAACCATTTACTAATGTTTATGATAAAGACACAAATCTTTTAGAACATATTTTATATAGAAAATGCTGGATAGATACTGTACAGTGGCATTATGAGGATATTATTAGAGACCCACAAATAGATCCAGTTGCAGCATTGACATTAAAACGTCAAATTGATGCATCTAATCAAGATAGAACAGATATGGTAGAATATATCGATAGTTATTTCCTTCAGAAATATAATAATGTTGTTCCAAAAACAGATGCAAAAATTAATTCTGAAAGCCCGGCTTGGGCAATAGATAGATTATCTATCTTGGCTTTAAAAATTTACCATATGAATGAAGAAGTTGAACGTAAAGATGCTTCTGCAAGTCATATTGGAACCTGTCAAAATAAGTTAAATATTCTTTTGGAACAGCGTGTAGATTTAAGTACAGCAATAGATGATTTACTTGACGATATTAGCCAAGGCAATAAATATATGAAAGTTTATAAGCAAATGAAGATGTATAACGATGATGAGCTTAATCCTGTACTGCGCTCTCAGAAATAG
- a CDS encoding uracil phosphoribosyltransferase has translation MKDFFYAIQDLFVNVLFAPYDALKALELENWWGANAISFIFIIIGLVAFIYWMIQLKGYNDNNEEDKSITSHSYL, from the coding sequence ATGAAAGATTTCTTTTATGCTATTCAAGATTTATTTGTAAATGTTTTATTTGCTCCATATGATGCTTTAAAAGCATTAGAGTTAGAAAATTGGTGGGGAGCAAATGCTATTTCGTTTATTTTTATCATTATTGGTTTAGTAGCTTTTATATATTGGATGATACAATTAAAAGGATATAATGATAATAATGAAGAAGATAAAAGTATTACTTCTCATTCTTATTTATAG
- a CDS encoding SDR family oxidoreductase: protein MKTILITGAAGFLGSHLCDRFLLEGFYVIGMDNFITGDKKNISHLLKNSNFKFIKHDVTEFISVEERLDYILHFASPASPIDYLKIPIQTLKVGSLGTHNLLGLAKAKKARLLIASTSEVYGDPLVHPQTEDYYGNVNTIGPRGVYDEAKRFQESITMAYHRFHGLETRIVRIFNTYGPRMRLNDGRVIPAFMGQALRGEDLTIFGDGSQTRSFCYVDDQIEGIYRLLLSDYVNPINIGNPNEITIKDFALEIIKLTNTDQKIVYKDLPINDPMQRQPDITLAKKVLNWEPKIDRAEGMKKTFEYFKSLSKEDLYKSDHKDFSNHIKR, encoded by the coding sequence ATGAAAACTATTTTAATAACAGGAGCAGCTGGATTTTTAGGATCACATTTATGTGATCGATTTCTTCTAGAAGGTTTTTATGTTATTGGAATGGATAATTTTATTACTGGTGATAAAAAAAATATTTCTCACCTATTAAAAAACTCCAATTTTAAATTCATTAAACATGATGTAACAGAATTTATTTCTGTAGAAGAAAGGTTAGATTATATCTTGCATTTCGCATCTCCAGCAAGTCCGATTGATTATTTAAAAATCCCGATTCAAACTTTAAAAGTAGGTTCATTAGGCACTCACAATTTGTTAGGTTTGGCCAAAGCCAAAAAAGCAAGGTTGTTAATAGCGTCCACATCCGAAGTTTATGGAGATCCTTTAGTTCACCCTCAAACAGAAGATTATTATGGAAATGTAAATACTATTGGACCAAGAGGAGTTTATGATGAAGCTAAGCGCTTTCAAGAATCTATTACAATGGCATATCATCGCTTTCATGGTTTAGAGACTCGTATTGTAAGAATATTTAATACTTATGGCCCGAGAATGAGACTTAATGATGGTAGAGTTATTCCTGCGTTTATGGGGCAAGCTTTAAGAGGAGAAGATTTAACTATTTTTGGAGATGGCTCACAGACACGATCATTTTGCTATGTAGATGATCAAATAGAAGGGATCTATCGATTATTATTAAGTGATTATGTAAATCCTATAAATATAGGAAACCCTAATGAAATAACAATTAAAGATTTTGCTTTAGAAATTATAAAACTAACTAATACAGATCAAAAAATAGTATATAAAGATTTACCAATAAATGACCCTATGCAACGACAACCCGATATTACTTTAGCTAAAAAAGTTTTAAACTGGGAGCCAAAAATTGATAGAGCTGAAGGAATGAAAAAAACATTTGAATATTTTAAAAGCTTATCTAAAGAAGATCTTTATAAAAGTGATCATAAAGATTTTTCAAATCATATAAAAAGATAG
- a CDS encoding phenylacetate--CoA ligase family protein has product MNLFDISLKLKGFPMRKAKQVLESIQQKNEIEFESYLNSQKKDIVNYHLKHNSFYKSFAKNVNPFDWNSIPVMTKRDLQQSLNNRLSDGFTSKNIYVNKTSGSSGTPFIFAKDKFCHALTWSNFIDRYNWYNLNLDSSKQARFYGIPLNKKGYYKERLKDVLGKRFRFSVFDLSDAQFEKNLEKFKSTSFDYINGYTSSIVQFAKFLERKNIVLKTICSSLKTCIVTSEMLFEDDRAVLEKQFGCPIINEYGAAELGLIAFQNPKNEWQINSEDLFIEILDKNNNSLPFGEEGRIVITSLYNKAHPFIRYELGDIGILSKESTPHKLILEKLIGRTSDIVILPSGKKAAGLTFYYITKNIIEDNGNVKEFIIEQLTLNTFKVSYTSTKTISEEKIQVINNAFIKYLESGLIVTYEKKNKLKRSKSGKLKQFISHV; this is encoded by the coding sequence TTGAATTTATTTGATATTTCCTTAAAACTAAAAGGTTTTCCAATGCGGAAAGCCAAACAGGTTTTAGAATCAATTCAACAGAAAAATGAAATTGAATTCGAGAGCTATTTAAATTCTCAAAAAAAAGATATTGTTAACTATCACTTAAAACATAATTCATTTTATAAATCGTTTGCTAAAAATGTAAATCCTTTTGATTGGAATTCGATCCCTGTAATGACTAAAAGGGATTTACAACAATCTTTAAATAACCGTTTATCTGACGGTTTTACAAGTAAAAATATTTATGTTAACAAAACGTCTGGCTCATCTGGAACTCCTTTTATTTTTGCAAAGGATAAATTTTGCCATGCTTTAACTTGGTCTAATTTTATAGATCGCTATAACTGGTATAATTTAAATTTAGATAGCTCAAAACAGGCACGCTTTTATGGGATACCTTTAAATAAAAAAGGATATTATAAAGAACGATTAAAAGATGTTTTAGGAAAACGTTTTCGGTTTTCGGTATTTGATTTAAGTGATGCTCAATTTGAGAAAAATTTAGAAAAATTTAAATCTACATCATTCGATTATATTAATGGTTATACAAGTTCGATTGTACAATTTGCTAAATTTTTAGAACGGAAAAATATCGTTTTAAAAACCATTTGTTCGAGTTTAAAAACTTGCATTGTAACTTCTGAAATGCTTTTTGAAGATGACAGAGCAGTATTAGAAAAACAATTTGGATGTCCTATAATTAACGAATATGGTGCTGCAGAATTAGGGCTAATCGCTTTTCAAAACCCTAAAAATGAATGGCAGATTAATAGTGAAGATTTATTTATAGAAATCCTTGATAAAAATAATAACTCTTTACCTTTTGGAGAAGAAGGAAGGATTGTTATTACATCTTTATACAATAAGGCACATCCGTTTATTAGATACGAATTAGGAGACATTGGTATACTTTCAAAAGAAAGTACCCCACATAAACTTATTCTTGAAAAATTGATAGGACGCACCAGTGACATTGTTATTTTACCTAGTGGAAAAAAAGCTGCTGGATTAACATTTTATTATATTACTAAAAATATTATTGAAGATAATGGTAATGTAAAAGAATTTATAATTGAACAGTTGACTCTTAATACATTTAAAGTGAGTTATACTAGTACAAAAACTATTTCTGAAGAAAAAATTCAAGTTATAAATAATGCCTTTATTAAATATCTTGAATCTGGGTTAATTGTTACTTACGAAAAGAAGAATAAATTAAAACGATCTAAAAGCGGTAAATTAAAGCAATTTATTTCTCATGTGTAA
- a CDS encoding AtpZ/AtpI family protein has product MADQNPKKEQGQLKNWVIFSGIGLQMGLVIFLGNILGSWMDKKLRTSFLEETITLVAVFSAMFMIVYRVNKFNNK; this is encoded by the coding sequence ATGGCGGATCAAAACCCCAAGAAAGAACAGGGACAGCTTAAAAATTGGGTAATTTTCTCTGGTATTGGCCTACAAATGGGGTTAGTTATTTTTTTAGGCAATATTCTAGGCTCTTGGATGGATAAAAAACTTCGAACTTCTTTTCTAGAAGAAACAATAACTCTTGTGGCAGTTTTCTCTGCAATGTTTATGATTGTTTATCGTGTAAATAAATTTAATAATAAATGA
- a CDS encoding ABC transporter ATP-binding protein, with product MITVSNLSKAYKKVQVLNIEDLEIPKGQSFGLVGNNGAGKTTFFSLLLDLIQPTSGHIKNKDILVHESEDWKPFTSSFIDESFLIGYLTAEEYFYFIGELRGQNKADVDALLAQFEDFFHDEILGKKKYLRDLSKGNQKKAGIVAALIGNPEVIILDEPFANLDPTTQIRLKQIIKNLAEKQGVTVLVSSHDLMHVTDVCERIVVLEKGEIIKDLATSEETLKDLESHFSGEVVL from the coding sequence ATGATAACAGTTAGTAATCTCTCGAAAGCATATAAAAAAGTACAAGTTTTAAATATAGAAGATTTAGAAATTCCTAAAGGACAGAGTTTTGGCTTAGTAGGAAATAACGGCGCAGGAAAAACGACATTTTTTAGCTTACTTTTAGATTTAATACAACCAACGTCTGGGCATATAAAAAATAAAGATATTTTAGTCCATGAAAGTGAAGATTGGAAACCATTTACATCATCTTTTATTGACGAGAGTTTTTTAATAGGCTATTTAACGGCTGAAGAATATTTTTATTTTATTGGTGAATTAAGAGGCCAAAATAAAGCAGATGTAGATGCCTTGTTAGCACAATTTGAAGATTTCTTTCACGATGAAATTCTTGGTAAAAAGAAATATTTAAGAGATTTAAGTAAAGGAAATCAGAAGAAAGCAGGAATAGTTGCAGCACTTATTGGCAACCCAGAAGTTATTATTTTGGATGAACCTTTTGCTAATTTAGATCCAACAACTCAGATTAGATTAAAACAGATTATTAAAAACTTAGCTGAAAAGCAAGGCGTAACAGTTTTAGTATCTAGCCATGATTTAATGCACGTTACAGATGTTTGTGAGCGTATTGTAGTGTTAGAAAAAGGAGAAATTATTAAAGATTTAGCAACAAGTGAAGAAACACTTAAAGATCTAGAAAGCCATTTTTCTGGCGAAGTTGTATTGTAA
- a CDS encoding phosphoribosylamine--glycine ligase: protein MKILILGSGGREHTFAWKITQSPLCTGLFVAPGNSGTASIAKNINLSVTDFEGIKALVLSENIEMVVVGPEDPLVKGIHDFFLNDDILKEIAVIGPRKAAAELEGSKEFAKEFLYRHNIPTAAYQSFNKDNVEEGYKFLETLKPPYVLKADGLAAGKGVLILNNLDEAKSELKQMLLDAKFGVASTKVVIEEFLDGIELSCFVLTDGKNYKILPTAKDYKRIGEGDTGLNTGGMGAISPVPFADEEFMNKIEERIVKPTINGLQKDNLPYKGFVFIGLIKVGNDPFVIEYNVRMGDPETEVVLPRLKNDLVELFKAVSNETLNTVKIEIDKRAATTVMLVSGGYPESYEKRKEITGLNTINDSIPFHAGAILEDNKIITSGGRVMAITSYGNNYEEAIKKSYQTIENLHFDKMYYRKDIGFDL, encoded by the coding sequence ATGAAGATTTTAATTCTTGGTTCTGGTGGGAGAGAACATACTTTTGCTTGGAAAATCACACAAAGCCCTTTATGTACAGGGCTATTTGTTGCTCCAGGAAATTCTGGTACTGCAAGTATCGCTAAAAATATAAATTTAAGCGTGACCGATTTTGAAGGGATTAAAGCATTAGTATTATCTGAAAATATAGAAATGGTTGTTGTAGGCCCAGAAGATCCTTTAGTGAAAGGAATTCACGATTTCTTTTTAAATGATGACATTCTTAAAGAAATAGCTGTGATTGGACCTCGAAAAGCTGCTGCAGAACTAGAAGGAAGTAAAGAGTTTGCAAAGGAGTTTTTATATAGACATAATATCCCTACAGCTGCATATCAAAGTTTTAATAAAGATAATGTTGAAGAAGGCTATAAGTTTTTAGAAACTCTAAAACCGCCTTATGTATTAAAGGCAGACGGATTAGCTGCGGGCAAAGGAGTTTTAATTTTAAATAACTTAGATGAAGCTAAATCCGAGTTAAAACAAATGCTGTTGGATGCAAAGTTTGGAGTTGCGAGTACAAAAGTGGTAATTGAAGAATTTTTAGATGGAATAGAGTTAAGTTGCTTTGTGCTTACTGATGGGAAAAATTATAAAATACTACCAACAGCTAAAGATTATAAACGTATAGGTGAAGGAGATACAGGCTTAAATACAGGTGGCATGGGGGCAATTTCTCCAGTACCATTTGCAGATGAAGAGTTTATGAATAAAATAGAAGAACGTATTGTAAAACCTACAATTAATGGGCTTCAAAAAGATAATTTACCATATAAAGGATTTGTGTTTATCGGATTAATAAAGGTAGGAAATGATCCATTTGTAATTGAATATAATGTGAGAATGGGAGATCCAGAAACAGAAGTTGTATTACCGCGTTTAAAAAATGATCTGGTAGAGTTATTTAAAGCAGTATCAAATGAAACATTAAATACTGTGAAAATCGAAATAGATAAACGAGCTGCTACAACAGTAATGTTAGTTTCTGGAGGATATCCAGAATCTTACGAAAAAAGAAAGGAAATTACAGGACTAAATACTATTAATGATTCTATACCATTTCATGCTGGAGCCATATTAGAAGATAATAAGATCATAACTTCTGGAGGTCGTGTAATGGCAATTACATCTTATGGAAATAATTATGAAGAGGCCATAAAAAAATCTTATCAAACTATAGAAAATCTACATTTTGATAAGATGTATTATCGTAAAGATATTGGTTTTGATCTATAA
- a CDS encoding PadR family transcriptional regulator gives MGNSKLYKGSLITIILKLLNENDKMYGYEITQRVKELTQGELNITEGALYPALHKLEADGMLDVEITKVDNRLRKYYKLTEQGTEETVNKLTELENYIKTMQTFINPKFGLK, from the coding sequence ATGGGGAATTCTAAATTGTATAAAGGAAGTTTAATTACCATCATTTTAAAATTGTTAAATGAGAATGATAAAATGTATGGATATGAAATTACACAACGTGTAAAAGAGCTTACTCAAGGTGAATTAAATATCACTGAAGGAGCACTATATCCAGCATTACATAAATTAGAAGCTGATGGGATGTTAGATGTAGAAATTACTAAAGTGGACAATCGCTTGCGTAAATACTATAAACTTACAGAACAAGGAACAGAAGAAACAGTAAATAAATTAACCGAATTGGAGAATTATATTAAAACAATGCAAACATTTATTAACCCTAAATTTGGTTTAAAATAA
- the atpB gene encoding ATP synthase F0 subunit A, which yields MKVISKTITTLSLIFFISFTAFAKEDKKDVQDGHGNPVNTQSEIDEFIPHHVKDSHDFHLFSYFSNGKEHQIGFPLPVILWGENGLSAFMSSSFHHDDEGKYVVEKGNSRFVRLHGKIYELNAEATGVNFDEAHHPTNASTPIDLSITKSVFGILLIGLLMLLWFSKLGRQYKKNAVPKGFGRVLEPLVLYVRDEIAKPNIGPKYRKFTGYLLTVFFFIWISNLLGLMPFGFNVTGQLAVTAALAILTFVVYIANSNKHFWSHQLWMPGVPVILRPVLAIIELAGTLIIKPFSLAVRLFANITAGHIVVMSLISIAITLQKDMTVFGSTALSLLLSFFITLIEVLVAFLQAYIFTMLSALFIGMAVEEPEHH from the coding sequence ATGAAGGTAATATCAAAAACAATTACGACTTTAAGTCTTATTTTTTTTATATCATTTACAGCTTTTGCTAAAGAAGACAAAAAGGATGTGCAAGATGGTCACGGAAATCCTGTAAATACTCAATCAGAGATAGATGAGTTTATTCCTCATCACGTTAAAGATTCTCATGATTTTCATTTATTCTCATATTTTTCTAATGGAAAAGAACATCAGATTGGTTTTCCACTCCCTGTAATTCTTTGGGGAGAGAATGGTTTGAGTGCATTTATGTCATCAAGTTTCCATCACGATGATGAAGGTAAGTATGTTGTTGAAAAGGGCAATAGTCGTTTTGTGAGATTACACGGAAAAATATACGAGCTTAATGCAGAGGCAACAGGAGTTAATTTTGATGAAGCACACCATCCTACAAATGCTTCTACTCCTATAGATTTATCAATTACAAAAAGTGTTTTTGGAATCTTATTAATAGGCTTATTAATGCTTTTATGGTTCTCTAAGTTAGGACGTCAATATAAAAAGAATGCTGTCCCGAAAGGTTTTGGTAGAGTATTAGAACCTTTAGTATTATATGTAAGAGACGAAATAGCAAAACCAAATATTGGCCCTAAATACAGGAAATTCACAGGATACTTATTAACTGTATTTTTCTTTATTTGGATCTCAAACTTATTGGGTCTTATGCCATTTGGGTTTAATGTTACAGGACAATTAGCAGTAACAGCTGCATTAGCAATATTAACCTTTGTTGTTTACATCGCGAATAGTAATAAACATTTCTGGAGTCACCAATTATGGATGCCAGGCGTGCCAGTTATATTAAGACCTGTATTAGCTATTATAGAATTAGCAGGAACACTTATTATCAAACCATTTTCATTAGCTGTACGTTTATTTGCAAACATAACAGCAGGTCATATTGTTGTAATGAGTTTAATATCTATTGCAATTACATTACAAAAAGATATGACTGTTTTTGGATCAACAGCATTATCACTATTATTATCATTTTTTATTACCCTTATTGAGGTGCTTGTAGCATTTCTTCAAGCATATATCTTTACAATGCTATCAGCACTGTTTATTGGTATGGCTGTAGAAGAGCCAGAGCATCATTAA
- a CDS encoding glycosyltransferase family 9 protein, translating into MGDVAMTIPILRAFVNKYPEVKLTVLTREFFTPFFRDLKKINIHFIDVKGKHKGIKGLYKLSKELKTLNIDAIADLHNVLRSKILKIFLPEKNFAQINKGRSEKKLLISGKQFHQLKTTHQRYADVFEELGFSLNLTNQQFLKPQSLSDKIIDLVGREYLNWVGIAPFAAHKAKMYPLDLMEQVIAELSKTYKVILFGGGKHEIKFLNILEGKYKNTISIAGKLNLDEELDVISNLSIMLSMDSGNAHIAAMLGVKVITIWGVTHPYAGFAPYNQPRDYALVSDRKQFPKIPTSIYGNKYPKTYLEASRSIAPEIVIQKIKSVISEEIEI; encoded by the coding sequence ATGGGAGATGTAGCAATGACAATTCCTATATTACGAGCTTTTGTAAATAAATACCCTGAAGTAAAACTGACAGTTTTAACACGAGAATTCTTCACACCTTTTTTTAGAGATTTAAAAAAAATAAATATACATTTTATTGATGTAAAAGGAAAACACAAAGGTATAAAAGGGCTTTATAAATTATCAAAAGAATTGAAAACCTTGAATATTGATGCAATAGCAGATTTACATAATGTTTTGCGAAGTAAAATATTGAAAATCTTTTTGCCAGAAAAGAATTTTGCACAAATAAACAAAGGAAGATCTGAAAAGAAATTATTAATTTCTGGTAAACAATTTCATCAACTAAAAACAACACATCAACGTTATGCAGATGTATTTGAAGAATTAGGCTTTTCATTAAACTTAACTAATCAGCAGTTTTTGAAACCTCAATCTTTGAGTGATAAAATAATTGATTTAGTTGGTAGAGAATATTTAAATTGGGTTGGAATTGCTCCTTTCGCTGCACACAAAGCTAAAATGTATCCGTTGGATTTAATGGAACAAGTTATAGCAGAATTATCTAAAACTTATAAAGTGATACTTTTTGGGGGAGGAAAGCATGAAATAAAATTTTTAAATATACTTGAAGGCAAATATAAAAACACCATAAGTATTGCTGGAAAATTAAATTTAGATGAAGAATTAGATGTAATTTCTAATTTAAGTATAATGCTTTCAATGGATTCTGGAAATGCACATATTGCAGCAATGCTAGGTGTAAAAGTAATTACTATTTGGGGAGTAACACATCCTTATGCAGGTTTTGCGCCCTATAATCAACCAAGAGATTATGCATTAGTTTCAGATCGAAAACAATTTCCTAAAATACCAACATCAATTTATGGAAACAAGTATCCAAAAACTTATTTAGAAGCTTCTAGGAGTATTGCTCCAGAAATAGTTATTCAAAAAATTAAATCTGTTATTTCTGAAGAAATAGAAATTTAA